The following are encoded in a window of Urocitellus parryii isolate mUroPar1 chromosome 7, mUroPar1.hap1, whole genome shotgun sequence genomic DNA:
- the Kif2b gene encoding kinesin-like protein KIF2B, with protein MASQFCLPLAPRLSPLKALKSHFRDIQVGICLAIQRSDKRIHLAVVTEINREKSWVTVEWIEKGVKKGKKIDLESIFLLNPALASAEHSTTLPRPLPSLSLVPSKAIGDQRTSPRWIVVAPQKNETPSGDSSVLGIPASPCLMKRKKSPCLREIEKLQKQREKRRRLQLEIRARRALNVNTGNPNFEIMRMIEECRRHLDKSKMSIMEPLEDHRICVCVRKRPLNQRETTMKDLDIITIPSDNVVMVHESKQKVDLTRYLENQTFCFDHAFDDKASNELVYQFTAQPLVESIFRKGMATCFAYGQTGSGKTHTMGGAFSGTSQDCSKGIYALVAQDVFLLLKNSTYENLDLKVYGTFFEIYGGKVYDLLNWKRKLQVLEDGNQQMQVVGLQEKEVGSVEDVLNLVELGNGCRTSGQTSVNAHSSRSHAVFQIILKSRGKLHGKFSLVDLAGNERGADTAKANRKRQLEGAEINKSLLALKECIRALGQNKPHTPFRASKLTQVLRDSFIGQNSSTCMIATISPGMTSCENTLNTLRYANRVKELALDVRPYHQCLTPIKHETPPMFEKHIRNSEISLQREELVKISCIQSEEEKRSEAIATLATPLIREAVTTWKDSSSWWESIQETANGVNYDVDFCIAQSLSILEEKIGILTEIQTKLKLLRVDLQNQEQGRMKPKASDQD; from the coding sequence ATGGCAAGCCAGTTCTGCCTCCCTCTTGCCCCACGCCTTTCACCCCTGAAAGCCTTGAAGTCGCACTTCAGAGACATCCAAGTGGGCATCTGCCTGGCGATCCAGCGCAGTGACAAGAGGATCCATCTTGCTGTAGTCACAGAGATCAACAGAGAAAAATCTTGGGTCACAGTTGAGTGGATTGAGAAAGGAGTCAAGAAAGGCAAGAAGATCGATCTAGAGTCCATATTCCTGCTGAATCCAGCCCTGGCCTCTGCAGAACACAGCACCACGTTGCCTAGGCCCTTGCCCTCATTGTCCCTAGTACCCTCCAAGGCCATTGGAGATCAGCGTACATCCCCAAGGTGGATTGTGGTTGCCCCCCAGAAAAATGAAACACCCTCAGGGGACAGCTCGGTCCTGGGGATCCCCGCCAGCCCTTGTCTGATGAAGCGGAAAAAGTCTCCTTGCCTTCGGGAAATCGAGAAATTGCAAAAGCAGAGGGAGAAGCGCAGGCGCCTGCAGTTGGAGATCCGAGCCAGACGCGCCCTCAACGTCAACACGGGAAACCCAAACTTCGAGATCATGCGCATGATCGAAGAGTGCCGCAGACACCTGGACAAAAGCAAGATGTCCATCATGGAGCCCCTGGAAGATCACCGGATCTGTGTCTGCGTGAGGAAGAGGCCTCTTAATCAGCGAGAGACCACCATGAAGGACCTGGATATCATCACCATCCCCTCTGACAATGTAGTCATGGTGCACGAGTCCAAGCAGAAGGTGGACCTCACCCGCTACCTGGAGAACCAGACCTTCTGTTTCGACCATGCTTTTGATGACAAGGCCTCCAATGAGTTAGTGTACCAGTTCACTGCCCAGCCATTGGTGGAGTCTATCTTCCGTAAGGGCATGGCCACCTGCTTTGCCTATGGACAAACGGGCAGTGGGAAAACACACACCATGGGCGGAGCCTTTTCTGGAACATCTCAAGATTGTTCTAAAGGTATTTACGCCTTGGTAGCGCAAGACGTCTTTCTCTTGCTCAAAAACTCCACTTACGAGAATCTGGATCTCAAAGTCTATGGGACCTTTTTTGAGATTTATGGTGGCAAAGTATATGACTTGTTGAACTGGAAGAGGAAGCTCCAAGTCCTTGAGGATGGCAATCAGCAAATGCAAGTCGTCGGGCTGCAGGAGAAAGAGGTGGGCTCCGTGGAGGACGTGCTGAACCTGGTGGAACTGGGAAACGGCTGTCGGACTTCGGGACAAACGTCTGTCAATGCCCACTCATCCAGGAGCCACGCGGTTTTCCAGATCATCTTGAAGTCAAGAGGGAAACTGCACGGCAAGTTCTCTCTGGTTGATTTAGCTGGGAACGAGAGGGGAGCAGACACCGCCAAGGCCAATCGCAAGAGGCAGCTGGAAGGGGCAGAGATTAACAAGAGTCTCCTGGCCCTCAAAGAATGCATCAGGGCTTTGGGTCAGAACAAACCTCACACCCCTTTCAGAGCCAGCAAACTCACGCAGGTGCTCCGGGACTCCTTCATAGGCCAGAACTCTTCCACTTGCATGATCGCTACCATCTCACCAGGGATGACCTCTTGTGAAAACACCCTCAACACTTTAAGATATGCAAACCGAGTGAAAGAATTAGCCCTGGATGTAAGGCCTTACCACCAATGCCTGACTCCCATTAAACACGAGACACCGCCCATGTTTGAAAAGCAcattagaaattcagaaatatcCCTTCAGAGGGAAGAGCTTGTTAAAATATCGTGTATACAGAGTGAGGAGGAGAAACGGAGTGAAGCGATTGCCACACTAGCCACGCCATTAATAAGGGAGGCAGTGACTACATGGAAGGATTCTAGTTCGTGGTGGGAGAGCATCCAGGAGACAGCTAATGGCGTGAACTATGATGTTGACTTTTGCATTGCCCAGTCATTGTCCATTTTGGAGGAGAAAATTGGTATTCTGACTGAGATCCAAACGAAACTGAAATTATTAAGAGTTGACCTCCAAAaccaagagcaaggtagaatGAAGCCAAAGGCAAGCGATCAGGACTGA